From one Brachypodium distachyon strain Bd21 chromosome 4, Brachypodium_distachyon_v3.0, whole genome shotgun sequence genomic stretch:
- the LOC100823627 gene encoding serine/threonine-protein kinase AFC2 isoform X1, whose protein sequence is MATKCAAAADLPTGRPRKRARLGWDVAPATKAQITFCGQEVGDMTSLVLSSHPPDRTCSSLLSKGVARNASPPWREDDKDGHYVFAVGENLTSRYKIFRKMGEGTFGQVLECWDRERKEMVAIKVVRAVKKYSDAAMIEIDVLQKLARNDAAGKHCVQIRNWFDYRNHICIVCEKLGPSLYDFLRKSGYHPFPIDLVRELGEQLLESVAFMHDLQLIHTDLKPENILLVSSEHTKLPENKDGSFSRKLPKSSAIKLIDFGSTTYDHQDCSYVVSTRHYRAPEVILGHRWSYPCDIWSIGCILVELCSGETLFQTHENLEHLAMMERVLGPLPRHMLERADHQAEKYMRRGRLNWPEGATTRESIRAVLKLPRLQNLVMQNVDHSAGDLISLLQGLLAYEPSDRLTAQEALNHRFFTRHRERRSL, encoded by the exons ATGGCGACAAagtgcgccgccgcggccgatCTGCCCACCGGCCGCCCCCGCAAGCGGGCTCGGCTTGGCTGGGATGTGGCGCCAGCGACCAAG GCTCAGATAACATTTTGTGGGCAAGAAGTTGGCGATATGACCAGCCTGGTATTGTCATCACATCCTCCGGACCGTACTTGCTCGTCTCTGCTCTCAAAGGGTGTGGCTCGAAATGCTTCCCCTCCTTGGAGAGAAGATGATAAAGATGGCCATTACGTATTTGCTGTTGGAGAGAATTTGACCTCTCGCT ACAAAATATTCAGAAAGATGGGCGAAG GTACTTTTGGTCAGGTACTGGAATGTTGGGAcagagaaaggaaagaaatggTAGCTATTAAAGTTGTTCGTGCTGTAAAGAAATACAGTGATGCAGCAATGATAGAGATTGATGTGCTGCAGAAGCTTGCAAGAAATGATGCTGCCGGAAAACA CTGTGTGCAAATACGGAACTGGTTTGACTATCGTAACCATATTTGTATT GTCTGCGAGAAGCTTGGCCCAAGCTTATATGACTTTCTGCGGAAAAGTGGCTACCACCCATTTCCAATCGACCTAGTTCGCGAGCTTGGAGAGCAACTTTTGGAATCTGTTGCAT TTATGCATGACCTGCAGTTAATTCATACGGATCTTAAACCAGAGAATATCCTCCTTGTTTCTTCAGAGCATACTAAATTACCTGAGAACAAG GATGGATCATTCTCGAGGAAACTGCCAAAATCTAGCGCCATCAAGTTAATCGACTTTGGTAGCACAACATATGATCACCAAGACTGTAGCTACGTTGTCTCTACTAGGCACTACCGCGCTCCTGAGGTTATTTTGG GGCATCGATGGAGCTATCCATGTGACATATGGAGCATTGGTTGTATACTCGTTGAGCTTTGCTCG GGTGAGACATTATTCCAGACCCATGAGAACTTGGAACACTTGGCGATGATGGAGAGGGTTCTAGGTCCTCTCCCACGGCACATGCTGGAAAGAGCAGA CCACCAAGCGGAGAAGTACATGAGAAGAGGAAGGTTGAACTGGCCAGAAGGAGCAACAACTAGAGAGAGCATTAGAGCTGTTCTCAAACTGCCTCGCCTCCAG AACCTCGTGATGCAGAATGTGGATCACTCTGCTGGGGATTTGATTAGTCTGCTGCAGGGCCTTCTGGCGTACGAACCTTCGGATAGGCTGACCGCTCAAGAAGCGTTGAACCATCGTTTCTTCACAAGGCACCGCGAAAGGCGTTCACTATGA
- the LOC100823627 gene encoding serine/threonine-protein kinase AFC1 isoform X2, protein MGEGTFGQVLECWDRERKEMVAIKVVRAVKKYSDAAMIEIDVLQKLARNDAAGKHCVQIRNWFDYRNHICIVCEKLGPSLYDFLRKSGYHPFPIDLVRELGEQLLESVAFMHDLQLIHTDLKPENILLVSSEHTKLPENKDGSFSRKLPKSSAIKLIDFGSTTYDHQDCSYVVSTRHYRAPEVILGHRWSYPCDIWSIGCILVELCSGETLFQTHENLEHLAMMERVLGPLPRHMLERADHQAEKYMRRGRLNWPEGATTRESIRAVLKLPRLQNLVMQNVDHSAGDLISLLQGLLAYEPSDRLTAQEALNHRFFTRHRERRSL, encoded by the exons ATGGGCGAAG GTACTTTTGGTCAGGTACTGGAATGTTGGGAcagagaaaggaaagaaatggTAGCTATTAAAGTTGTTCGTGCTGTAAAGAAATACAGTGATGCAGCAATGATAGAGATTGATGTGCTGCAGAAGCTTGCAAGAAATGATGCTGCCGGAAAACA CTGTGTGCAAATACGGAACTGGTTTGACTATCGTAACCATATTTGTATT GTCTGCGAGAAGCTTGGCCCAAGCTTATATGACTTTCTGCGGAAAAGTGGCTACCACCCATTTCCAATCGACCTAGTTCGCGAGCTTGGAGAGCAACTTTTGGAATCTGTTGCAT TTATGCATGACCTGCAGTTAATTCATACGGATCTTAAACCAGAGAATATCCTCCTTGTTTCTTCAGAGCATACTAAATTACCTGAGAACAAG GATGGATCATTCTCGAGGAAACTGCCAAAATCTAGCGCCATCAAGTTAATCGACTTTGGTAGCACAACATATGATCACCAAGACTGTAGCTACGTTGTCTCTACTAGGCACTACCGCGCTCCTGAGGTTATTTTGG GGCATCGATGGAGCTATCCATGTGACATATGGAGCATTGGTTGTATACTCGTTGAGCTTTGCTCG GGTGAGACATTATTCCAGACCCATGAGAACTTGGAACACTTGGCGATGATGGAGAGGGTTCTAGGTCCTCTCCCACGGCACATGCTGGAAAGAGCAGA CCACCAAGCGGAGAAGTACATGAGAAGAGGAAGGTTGAACTGGCCAGAAGGAGCAACAACTAGAGAGAGCATTAGAGCTGTTCTCAAACTGCCTCGCCTCCAG AACCTCGTGATGCAGAATGTGGATCACTCTGCTGGGGATTTGATTAGTCTGCTGCAGGGCCTTCTGGCGTACGAACCTTCGGATAGGCTGACCGCTCAAGAAGCGTTGAACCATCGTTTCTTCACAAGGCACCGCGAAAGGCGTTCACTATGA